The Streptomyces kanamyceticus DNA segment GGCTGCGAAGGTGTCGCCGTCACTATCCCTCTCCCGTGCTGTCATCCGCCCTGCCCGGTGTCACATTCTCCCACCGGTTAGACGAACGCACGGGCCGGTTAGTTCGCGCTGCGCACGGTGACTTTGCCGTCATCGCTGAGAGCGGACACCCGGTGCGGGCTGGCACTGTCGCGCGGCACCGACACATCGACGGCGCCGTCGTGGGCCTCGGCCTTCACGTCGTACGAGAGGGCGGCCCCGTTCTCCGTGCGGGGCAGCGCCACCGTGAGGGCACCGTCCTGGCTGCGGGCGTCGACGCGGTCGGGCGCGGTGGCCAGCTCGAGCCGCACGGCGCCGTCCTTGGACGCGACGGCGATGCGCTTCGAGGTGATCCCGCGCGCCCGGACGGAGCCGTCCTCGCTGCGGACGTCGAGCGGCCCGCTGGACTTCTCGACGGTGACGGCGCCGTCCTGCGACCGCACCTTCAGGGCGTCCCTGAATCCGCTCGCGGTGACCCGCCCGTCCTCGTTCTCGACGGTCACGGCGACGCCCCGGGGCACCTCGACGCGGTGCTTGACCGAGCAGTCGCTGATGACGCCGGAACACGTCGTACGGAACGTGAGCCGGTCACCCGACATCTTCCATTTCACCTCGGGCGTGCCGCCCAGCACGGTCCTGCCGTCGAACCACCGGGTCACCTTCACGTCCTTGCCGCCGCTGTCACTCGGTACGAGTTCGAGCGCGGAGTCCTCGGAGTCCACCGTCAGCGTCCTGCCCGGCAGGGTGAACGTCCGGTGCTCCGGATCGCCGTCGCTCGACGCGTCGGCCCCGCACGCCCCGACG contains these protein-coding regions:
- a CDS encoding DUF4097 family beta strand repeat-containing protein; translated protein: MATRTRRRPRTARALAAATGTVAVVALVGACGADASSDGDPEHRTFTLPGRTLTVDSEDSALELVPSDSGGKDVKVTRWFDGRTVLGGTPEVKWKMSGDRLTFRTTCSGVISDCSVKHRVEVPRGVAVTVENEDGRVTASGFRDALKVRSQDGAVTVEKSSGPLDVRSEDGSVRARGITSKRIAVASKDGAVRLELATAPDRVDARSQDGALTVALPRTENGAALSYDVKAEAHDGAVDVSVPRDSASPHRVSALSDDGKVTVRSAN